In the Clarias gariepinus isolate MV-2021 ecotype Netherlands chromosome 10, CGAR_prim_01v2, whole genome shotgun sequence genome, ctctcacacacacacacacacacacactaaaacgtACACACTCTAAAACACACAACCTGTTTCCTGAAACCATTTTAACCCCAGGCTTTCCTCTGGCACTGGATCGTTGCTAGGCAACAAGAAGAGTAACGAACATGAAAAATACAAGATCGTAATTTTACAGGAAaagtatgaatgtgtgtgcgtgtgtgtgtgtgtgtgtatacgtatgtGTGTTATTGCATGCAGGGTCCAAGCCCTCACTGGCAGACGAAGACAGACTGTACCGCTGACCCACCAACAGGGATTTAATAAGAGAGAGACTCAGTCCTTCTAAGATGCTTCAATCAAACATCAACTCATTCTAGAGCCCTGAACAAATTATTAGATTAgtgcacatcacacacacacacacacacacacacagttctttcTGCCCTCATCACTGTCTCCTGTTCTTCTCGTCGTCATGCCAACATGATGAGGATCACTCTGACCTCGCTTATTAATTATAGCCTGCTaacgatctctctctctctctcacacacacacacaaatacacacacagcattaaaatttaaatgtgataattcttttttaagttaataaacaaataaatacacagagggtccaaaaatgtatacacacacttcaacagCAGTAACTGTATCTATGGCCTTCATGAAAAGTAGAATTGTATCATGGCAGCAGCGTGTAGTGTTACGTTTCCTCTGAAGACGTCAGCAGTCGCATCGTTGATGACGTCATGTGACCGTCAGAAGAGATGCATATATTGGTCATGTGTTTAGTGAAACTTCTGTATATAAGGATACTTCTTTCCTTTTCTAAACCTAATCCGGTTCAAGTCAGCAATGCCCCGCCCCCATGATGCCCCGCCCTCACTGATGCCCCACCCTCACTGGCAAACtgcagataaataataataaacaacttACTCTCAGCCTGTATTACTGTAGGGTGAGCCGTCAGAATAACGCTACGCTGAACTGTGTTCTCTGCTaaatttgtccttttttcatTGTActcctttaaacacacacacacacacacacacctaggtATGATTGAAACATGGagtatgaaatataaaatgagatgataaacaaagctaaaaaaagttaaatgactCAAACTTCATCTAAAACTCCTCCAAGTGTCCTAGCAACTCAAAAATTACCACCTGAAAGAAGAACAGATaagaattaagtttttttttgtttttttgttaaatactctgaagtctttaaataatttaaatacccCAACTTTGGCATGCATGTTGTGGAGATTAATGCCTGAGATCCGCGCAGATCTCACTGGTTGTTAGATTTAATCAGACGCCTGACGTCTGCAGCTTAGGCAGCCTGGAATTCTCGCACTTTACATTCAACAAAAACTGCTAGAAAGAGGTTTGCCTTTTTGCCTACGCAGTTATTGTCATGTCTTATAAAAACGTCAAGAAAAAGTGCCAGTAATGGTGACTATTGATCCGTCACAGGGGGAGTCTTCCAGACCTCTGCACAATTGATCCAGCTAACCATCATGCCTATCTTGAAATCACTGGCGAGCCGTAACACCAGAAAATCCCCAAATGCTGTTTGTATTTCGTCATATAAGCAGATAGTCAGCAGCACCGTGACCACTTGTGTCTTTCTTATGCAATAACAATGTTTATTCGTGTTTATTAGGGGTGTGACGAGACGCTTTTCCCACGAGACAAGACGAGactttttaaacaagaaatctacaatgtttaaatatatagcaAAAATAGCCTTTTATTTAACTGAAAAGctgaaaaaatgcaaaaaaaaatgcatgtccaTTTTGAAATcaaatttatgaaataaaacttttatgaATGATATGCAGTAATAACATGTAAACACTGCAAAATATGTTTTGCAGTGTTTACACCACAAACTGACAGGCAATTAACtgcacaataaaattaaatagtataaataaaaataaataataaacacaaatatcCCTTTACATGCAATTAACCATTATTAGTGTAACAATCAAAGCAGCGCTGTTTTAAAACTCAGAGTGCAAAACAATGAACAAAATTTTCTTACGCATGGAAAAAGAGCTAAGACCTTGGTAATGAGGTAATGACCTACACAGAACAGCCTAAGATATGGTCATGTTCTTTTTTAAGAATAAGGGATGGCGTACTTCGGTTCCAGTGTGTGGATGAGTCGCCGAAATCCCAGATTTTCCACCACTGAAAATGGTCTCATATCGGCTGCAATGAAAACGCGATGTCTCTTGTTATTGCCGTGGCTCTTGCATTGGATGGTGGAAGTTTAGCTGCGAAGGCATTTGTTATGGTTGTTTGCCCTTTCATGCGAACTGAATCGCTTTCCGTTTTCTTCACAGGCGCAAGCTTTTAGTAACGAGCTGTGGTTGTTTTCTAAATGCTTTTGCATAGTGCTTGTGTTAGCAGAGGTGTACGGTATTCATTTCTTACAGTGTTTGCAAATTGTCTTTGTCTTGTCCGTCATTTCTTTCCCGTTTCTTATTTCCACAAGGAATCCAAAATGTTGCCACACCAACGATTTAAATGTTGCAGGCGCATCTTCTATCCTTACCTCTCCCTTACACTCCATAATGCCAATAACACAAGGATATTGTCACAAATTTGATCTCACGAGATCTCGTCACACTCCTAGTGTTTACGGCAGTGTAACTTTCCCTAACTTTCCCTAAATTGTGGCAACACCTCCGAGGTTGAGGGgccgattcccaccttgggccTGTTTGTCTGGTGTTTGCATGatctccccgtgcttgttgggtttcctccgggtacttatttttttttgttcttccacacttcaaaaacatgcagattagcataattggtgttcccaaattaagTAAGTGTGTGCTTGTTccttgcaatggattgacaccctgaaCAGCGTGTATCCCACCTTGTCAAGGgtcccctggaataggctccaggtccccagtATAAGCGCTagaaagaaaatgtgtgtgtgtaagagagagagagagaaacttgaATGCAATTCAAAAAGACTTTACATAGCCCTAACATACGAtattgaaataaagaaaagaaaccgATTCAGACATCAATTTATTACTCACGTCACAGTTTACACAGTACCAAGTATAAAAGGTACATTCACaaactggaaataaataaagtgtaaagTACAGAAGGATTCTTATTCCAAACAAACTATTTTATAACTTCAGATTACCAAGTATGTACCATGCTACTTACAGTGgttctaaacaaacaaacaaatcaataaacaatatattaacCCCTTTGTCTTTAACACAAAATCAAGAGCACTATAACTGTATAACATGCAAAGATTTGAACATTACTctcaaataaacattatatatcgATTTAAAGAAATTGCGATTCTCTTCTGAACGTTCCAGGTCAGTTCAGATCGTGTTGTTGCTGCATATCTTGTCTTGTCTTACTTATGATCTAAAACTTTCCTCTAAAATCTGTAAAGTATTTTGGCCGTATCCTAAAATCGCATTTTACtccattataaattatatattctacaaaatataaagtctgGGAAGCCATGTTTAGGGTGTTTAAGATATTACAAGAAATATTATTCCCAGTCACCAAGGAAAACTAGTTGTTTCCTTATGGGTTCTTCAAAATATAAGTGCTATTAGTAGGTTACAGAGCCTGATTTTTTAGGCATGGATACTAAAACCAGAAACCTTATGAGTGACTAAGGGGATTTGATCCTATCAAGGAGCTGCGATTCTAGAGTGACTGAGGAGGGGGTATAATGCTAAAGAGACAAAAAAGCTGCAGTCCTAGTTTGACTGAAGGGTTAGTGTGTCTGAAGGTCCGCAATCCTCAAGAGAGTGAAAAGCTTACACTTAACAAGGGGCTACAATCCTAGTGTTTCAAAGGCCATGAGCCAAAAGTGAACAAGACAGGGCAAAAATCATGGAGTGACTGAGGAGGGGCTGAGGCGATAGAATAATTTAAAGGCTATGATCCTAAAGACACTGGAAGATGTGATATTATTGAGATAAGGGGTTAAGACTTAGGACTGAAGGTTACTATAATATGGCGACCAAAAGGTTGTGATCCTAAAGTGACAAAAGTGTTGTAATCCCCAAGAGACTGGGAGCTGTGATCTTAAAATGACTGAAGGGGCTGCTATGGAACAATCACTGAGGGGCTGCAATCCTAGCATGACCAAGGGGCCCATGATCATAGCGTGAGTGAGGGGCCGTAATCCTAGGGTGACCAGGGGGCCATTCTGGATCCTGGAGAAATTAAGGGCTCCTGGAGTGACTGAGCAGCTGCAATTCTAGAGTCTAGAATGAGTGAATGGCCATGGTCTTTGTGTGACTGAGGAACTATGATCAACAGATTAAGGAGCTGCAATCTTAAAGGAAGTGAGAAGCCACAATCCTAGAGTGACTGAAGGGCTGTGGTCTTATTATGACTGAGGGCTTGCAATCCTAACATTTCATGGGGCTGAGATCCATTATGATTGAGGGGCTGCAAACCTAGAGTGACCAAAACTCATGAGCAAAAGTCCTAGAGTGACAAAGGATGAGTTCTGATCCTAGAGTGACTAAGGAAGGACTGTCATCTTAGAGTGACCAAGGGGCCACAATCATGAGCTAACCACAGGGCCATGATCCTTAAGTGATGATGGAGGGGCTCGGGTCTTTGAGAGACCGAAAGGCTGTGGTCTCAAAGTGACTGATGGACTGCAATCCTGGTGTGATCAAGCTGCCTGTGACCCTGAAGTGGCCAAGAGGTAGCAATACTATAGTGAGTGAAGGTGTAGAGGACTCCACACTACTCAACTGATTGAACTAATCTGTTCATTTCGGTTCAGTGCGGGTGTTTACGtgttacaaattaaaaaactgCAATGGACCCTCCAGGATAGGAGTTAAAGAGCCCTGTCCTAAATTGACTGGAGTAACCAAGGCTTGCGATCCTAGAGTGACTGAAGGGCTGCAAACCTAGAGTAACTATGAGGTTATGATCCTAGAGTGACTGTGAGGTTGCAACCCTTGAAAAACTGAGGGGCTATGATCCTAAAGTGACCAGTAATCCATAAGATTAGAACAACAACCATAAAGTAAGTTAGGGGCTGAGATTCTagataaatgtatttatcaCACAATCCTAGAGTGACCTTGTGGTTGTGATCCCAGAGGGATTGTCAGGTTCCAACCTTTGAAAGACTGAGCAACTGCAATCCTAGAGAAACGGAGGGGCTGTGATCTTAGAGTGTGATCAAGAGGTACTGACCCTTTTGTGACCAATTGCCTACAATTCTATGGTAAGTGAACAGGAGCCCTCAATCCTTCCTTACAAAACTttacaaaaacatacagaaaaaacaaagtttGTCCAGAAACACTCATCAGGTTATCTATGAGTTGTGCGCTGGTGTGTTTGGAGATTACAGCGGTCactaaaactctttccacagtGCGAGCAGTGATACGGTTTTTCTCCTGTGTGAACGCGCTTGTGTTTTTGGAGATTACTCTGTTGATTAAAACTCTTTCCGCAATGCGAGCAGTGAAacggtttctctcctgtgtgaatgcgccgGTGTTTTTGGAGATTACTTTGCTGAGTGAAACTCTTTCCACAATCAGAGCAGCGGTACGGCTTCTGTCCCGTGTGAATGTGCTCGTGTTTTTGGAGATTGCTCTGCTGATTGAAACTCTTCCCGCAATGCACGCAGTGATACGGTTTCTCGCCAGTGTGAATGCGTTGGTGTATTTGGAGATTACACCGGTCACTAAAGTTCTTTCCGCAATGCGAACAGTGATACGGTTTCTCTCCGGTGTGAATCCGCTGGTGTTTCTGCAGGTTACACTGTTGAGTAAAACTCCGCCCACATTCcgagcagtgatacggcttctcgCCTGTATGAACATGCTCGTGCCTTTGAAGTGCTCCTTTCTCACTAAAACTCTTCCCGCAGTGCGAGCACTCGTACGACTTGCCTCCtctgtgaatgcgctggtgtgtcTGGAGATCAATCTGATCGTTGAAGCTTTCTAGACACCTTGAGCACTCGAACAGTTTTTCTCCGGTGTGAATGCGCAGATGCAGCTGGAGACTACTCTGTAgggtaaaactcttcccacacagCGAGCACAGGTACAGCCTCTCACCTGCGTGGAGGTGCTGATGCTGTTGGGGGCTGCTCTGGAAAGTGATTCCCGCTCCACAGGACGTGCAGTGGTGATTGCTTCTCTGCAGATGTTTCTGAGAGCTCTCAGCAGAAGGGGAACGAATCTCACCAGATCTAAACAGTTTCACATATTCCTCATTGTGGCATCTCTTGATGTGTTTATGGAGGTAAATTTGGACTGTGTAGGAAAGCGGACACAAGGAGCAGGTGAAGACTTGTGTCAGGTTGTTTTCTGTGTCTGGGGTAAAGAAAATTAATGTGAAAGATGAGGTAGGAACCAACAAGATTGAGAAATAAAACTCAGAAACTGTCCAATTAATTgtgataataaaaacattaccaTAAATACTGTAAACCATAGTGTTCTTCTGCAGTTGGTTATATAAGTAGCTACAAGGTAGTTTTGCTAGCTAGTAAACACTATGGTGTAAATTTGTCTGCAAGCTGCTCCAAGTCGAATCGTATCTGCTCAGGGTGAGACCTAATGATACCAGCAGAGGGTTTAGAAACATGACCTTCTCAGGCTTTCGAAAGATGTGTACAGCGCTCCGAGGTCTAATTTAAGAATCAGTAAAACTTAAAACAAGTACAACCGCCAACTGTGAGTCAGAGCATCCTATTCAGCCAGGCTGTCTAGCTCTGCCAAGAAGACCCACAAACAGTTGTACTGGGGTCCACCTGTGACTTTTAAACTTCTCACAAGTGTGGACTACCGTAAACTGGGTGCAGACACCCATCTACTGGACATATGCGCCTCATCTCAAGAGTATGTCTGAACTGACAAACAGGGCCTCGGGGCCAGATGGTCTGCAGTCAACTCCGCGTGGGCCACAATCAGACTCCGGCAGAAGAACTGCAGTTTCAACGCTATGTGGCCAAAAGGTTGTGTGGGCATTTGATCAGACACCCACGTGgactttttaaaacaacatcCCACTCTCCACTTACTGTAGTTCCACTCTTATGGAAAGGCTTATCAGTGGATTTTTGAGTGCAGCCCTGGGGAAACGTGTTCAGCTACAAGACACTGAGGGTCAAATGTCAACAATTGACTTAAAGGGAAAGGAAAACCGCTGGATTACATATTCCCgacttttattaatttaataatcaaATAAGATGTTTATATGTTAATACGACACATTAATGTCTGATTATTAGAGCTATTTTAGACAGAAGACCAGAGTCCTCTCCAAGTCAGGATTTAAATCTGTGTgctgcattaaataaaatttttttttttttttttttaacacctctTCTGTTCTTTCTCAATTCTTGTTTTTCGGGGGAAACCTTTTCAGTAAATAATTACTTGCCGCTTTGCTTTGAAAGTCCAAAGCCAGGCatcttttatattattactgtTAAGTAAATAATTAGTGCATAAGAAAATGGGACACTGATCAGAAATAATTGATCAGATTTGATCTAAGAATAAGCttcaatattatatattaataataataataaaaattcttcGACGTAACTATTCCCGGAGCATTTTTTGTTCCACATGTAGTCAAACGTGATTCCGGCGCGTTTAGCGTACTCCTCATCGTACCACACAGAGAGCTCCTGCCCAGTTGCGATGGGTCGACAGGTGCGGTACAGGATCCCACCTCGGTACTGAAACGCCACCAGGTTATGCTCTTTATCATTACGAGAGCAACTGACATACCTGAGAGAACGACGGACAGAAATAAGTGAGTAAAAATCATACTGTCAAATCAGTTATAATGAACAGAAGACCACATCCCCAACCTCATCCAGTTGGATTGAACCTCAGACGTGGCATCTATGTATTTTTCAGGCTGCTTGCCTTCATAAatctgagagagaaaaaaaattattatacactaaaatattttatccaTTAACACAGCCAATGAAACGACACACAAACAATAACGAGTGTGATGTTTGTAAAGATCATCAGTCTGTTGCCCCAGACTGTGGTGATGAGTTCGCTTCCTGTTAGAAATCGTGTTCTTATGAAAGTCGTCTAACCTTTTGTTTCTTCTGATCAAACCCAAGATCAAAGAGAGGCTGATTAATCCTGATTCATTCAGACAAATTTAACTGAcatgatttaattaaataaataaaattaccggTCAGGTTGTTTCAATGGTTccggttgttttttttgcctcgTCATGAAAGTTTGTTTTCTGACCATTTTTAGACAGTCACATGGGTCTCcactgtgcatgcatgtgtgtgtgtgcgcatgcaaaCATAGATGAGAAAAGctcaccttctctctcttttttagttttttacagaTTTGATTCTGAAATGCACAGGGgtcgctcagtggttaaggtactGGACTTCGGTTCAGAAGGTCTCAGGTTGAAACCCCACAACCaacaagttaccactgttgagcccttgagcaaggccccttaaCCGCTCTGAtgtgtaagttgctctggataagggcttccgcaaatgcctaaatgtaatgttaatgtaaatgctttattgttttttccctcACTGACAGAACTAGAGACAAACTAATGCtggacatttttgtttaaagggAACGCTTTATCCTCCTTAGGCTTACGTCATGTCCACACATAGctgagtatttttaaaaacagagatttttatctGCGGTTTTGGCCTTTCATCCACATGCAAACACAGTTCTGGTCATTGAAAGcggagattttggcttgttgtaaCGATACCTTGTGTGCCGATGACGTCATTGTCTGTGTGCTAGTCTCCTTGATTtcagctttgtttatgaggatATTTTGTGTAATAGTAAACCAGTACAATAAACAagtgactgtgttaacgttgcttactggactttttacatTAGTTACTCTCACATAACGTTAACAAACAAAggtgcctgaatgtactaaCGAAGCTCACTCTGACGACATAGACCACACCCCGCAGACAGCGATGGTGGTTTTGGAAGCAACCCGTCAGACGTCTACAAAGCGCAACCGGTGATGACATTTTGTCTAGTCttctgattggccccctgttgatTAGGGACGCTCCTTATAGCAggagttattttaaaaaattaagtataaaaatcccagtttttaaaaatacccagcTACGAGTGGACATGGCCTTAGAGATCTCCAAGATCTCCAAAAAAAGTCTTTTGACATTCCTGCTGAAATACCACTAGGGTTTACACACTGTGACGTCCCTGAAATTCCCTCCGTTTCAAAAGAAAAGATGAGTTTTtctcaattcagttcaattcatcTAAAGGAATCAGGATTAATCAGCCTCTTTTTAAACAGAGAAGCCCAgaggtcatgtgacttttaTAAGAACACCAAAGGTTTAGCAGAAGCTAACTCACCACCCAGGAGTAGGCGCTGTTCATGGCTTTCTCTCGGTCCACAGTGTCTCCCTGGTACGGCCCGAAGTGCACACCCGCTGGAATAGTGTCGCTGTTGTTAAACACTCCCAGGCCCGCGTCGAGAATACCGGACTTCCGAATCTCCAGCCCTGGAGGAAGGGTTTGTCTGGCTCGGTCAGTGACCCCTAGTGGAACCGCAACGTCAGGGATGAAGAGAGCCGGACCATGAACATCGCACTTGCTGATGAAGAAAGATCTGCAATCTTCacaatctggaaaaaaaacatgc is a window encoding:
- the LOC128531262 gene encoding histone-lysine N-methyltransferase PRDM9-like; this translates as MQTEMCSTSHGRAWSSVGHGAPADQQRRGQVWRKPLKQEETPHEDEDEDFFYGGASSSAEDGTGAGGGFQIHLKEKPQRDEYLYCEDCRSFFISKCDVHGPALFIPDVAVPLGVTDRARQTLPPGLEIRKSGILDAGLGVFNNSDTIPAGVHFGPYQGDTVDREKAMNSAYSWVIYEGKQPEKYIDATSEVQSNWMRYVSCSRNDKEHNLVAFQYRGGILYRTCRPIATGQELSVWYDEEYAKRAGITFDYMWNKKCSGNNTENNLTQVFTCSLCPLSYTVQIYLHKHIKRCHNEEYVKLFRSGEIRSPSAESSQKHLQRSNHHCTSCGAGITFQSSPQQHQHLHAGERLYLCSLCGKSFTLQSSLQLHLRIHTGEKLFECSRCLESFNDQIDLQTHQRIHRGGKSYECSHCGKSFSEKGALQRHEHVHTGEKPYHCSECGRSFTQQCNLQKHQRIHTGEKPYHCSHCGKNFSDRCNLQIHQRIHTGEKPYHCVHCGKSFNQQSNLQKHEHIHTGQKPYRCSDCGKSFTQQSNLQKHRRIHTGEKPFHCSHCGKSFNQQSNLQKHKRVHTGEKPYHCSHCGKSFSDRCNLQTHQRTTHR